A region from the bacterium genome encodes:
- a CDS encoding glycosyltransferase, whose protein sequence is MQKKILIFIVAYNAESTLSWVLDRIPRDLLTPENEILVIDDSSKDKTYEVGLEYQDLPEGIKLTVLRTPINQGYGGNQKLGYR, encoded by the coding sequence ATGCAAAAAAAAATTCTCATATTCATAGTCGCCTATAATGCTGAGAGCACTCTCTCGTGGGTACTCGATCGGATTCCCCGAGATCTGCTTACTCCAGAAAATGAGATCCTCGTCATTGATGATTCATCAAAAGACAAAACCTACGAAGTAGGGCTGGAATATCAGGATCTGCCAGAAGGCATCAAACTGACGGTCTTACGCACACCCATAAACCAGGGATATGGTGGGAATCAAAAATTGGGGTACCGCT